Genomic window (Cystobacter fuscus DSM 2262):
TGCGCCACTTCTTCATCGAGCGGCCCCGGCCCGAGCCCCCCGGCTTCCAGCCCCGGCCGGAGCACGCGCCCCTGCTCACCCAGGCCCCGCGCCCTCCCCGTCCGAGCGCCGCGCACGGCCTGCTCCGGGGAGAGGACGTGCTGCTGTTCACCTTCGAGTCCGTGGGCCAGTGCCACCTGGACGCCGTCAGGCCGGGGGGAGCCCGCGCGCCCTTCCTCGAGGGGTTGTGGCCCCGGGCGCTGCGCTCGCGCCACCACGCGTGCGTGTCGCCGACGACGAACAACGCGCACCGGGCGCTCTACACGAGCGGCTATGGCGAGGGCCCCTCGGCGGGCCTGCGCGCGCTGCGGGAGGCGGGCTACCGCACCGTGTACCTCACCACCGCGCGCACGGCCGACTATGGCCTGCGGGAGATCCTCGACGCGGCGGGCTTCTCTCATGTCATCGACCGGGAGGACCTGGAGACGTCGGCGGGGGGGACGCCGCCGGATCAGGCCCTGCTGACCCGGGGCCTCGAGCGGCTCGCGGCGGTGCTGGCGGGACACCGGCCCTTCCTGCTGCACGTGCACGCCACGCACACGCACGTGCCCTACCGGGTCGCCGAGCCGGAGCGCTTCCACCGCTTCGACATGGCCGAGGACCGGGGCCGCTTCTTCAATGGCATCGAGGAGGCGGACTGGCTCTTCGGGGCGCTGCGCGACGGCTTGCGCGAGCGGGGACTCATCGACGAGCCGCTGGTGGTGCTCAGCAGCGATCACGGCCAGGCGTTCGGCGCGCTGGGCTACCAGTCCCACGGCAGCGCGGTGACGCGCGAGGAGCTGGACGTGCCCCTGGTGATGCACCACCCGCGGCTGCCCGCGCGGGAGGTGGCCTTCTCCTCGCACTTCGACGTGCTGCCCACGGTGGTGGACCTATTGGGGCTCGGCCATGACACGCCCGTGTGGGGCGAGTCCCTGCTGCACGAGGACCGACGGCCCGAGCTGCTCGTGTGGGCGGGCCATCCCTCGCGCCGCACCACGTCTCATTATGGTTTGTTGCTGCGGGGGGAGAAGCTGATGGTGGACCTGACGCTGGGCCGGTGCCTGCGCATGGACTGGGAAGAGGAGCACGTGGAGACGGTCGAGGGGGCGGAGAAGGCGTATCTCGAGGCGCTGGTGTCCCGGTTGATGAGCCTGCGGGGTGTCACGTGAGGGTCGCACCGCTGTCGCGTCCCGAGCGCCCCCGGGTGCTCGTCCTCTGCC
Coding sequences:
- a CDS encoding sulfatase-like hydrolase/transferase, with amino-acid sequence MMTPLASCAAHWVELSAAAAALLVLVKAVKYRDFTETPALLWEDVGWVVLGELAVALLALCGPVGHVVGTLAGTLLFAALWLDAVLFRVFTIELGPGGVGSVILSVLYRELAELAFARRFFAAHRFFATLPLTALLVHAGVPLAPPGAPSVGLALVLGAGLSLTAATSAPARARRQVFAASALLVLAALAGGLAPPLALALAVAGLGTWAGVGLVPSRRAGGPHGVRHFFIERPRPEPPGFQPRPEHAPLLTQAPRPPRPSAAHGLLRGEDVLLFTFESVGQCHLDAVRPGGARAPFLEGLWPRALRSRHHACVSPTTNNAHRALYTSGYGEGPSAGLRALREAGYRTVYLTTARTADYGLREILDAAGFSHVIDREDLETSAGGTPPDQALLTRGLERLAAVLAGHRPFLLHVHATHTHVPYRVAEPERFHRFDMAEDRGRFFNGIEEADWLFGALRDGLRERGLIDEPLVVLSSDHGQAFGALGYQSHGSAVTREELDVPLVMHHPRLPAREVAFSSHFDVLPTVVDLLGLGHDTPVWGESLLHEDRRPELLVWAGHPSRRTTSHYGLLLRGEKLMVDLTLGRCLRMDWEEEHVETVEGAEKAYLEALVSRLMSLRGVT